From the genome of Labrus mixtus chromosome 17, fLabMix1.1, whole genome shotgun sequence:
CGGCACCCAGTTCTCGTGGACGTCATGCTGCAGTCGCCACCGGCTACCGTCACGAATACTACGAGGAGCGGAAAGGGCGACGAGGGGCCAGAGAAGCAACCAGGAGCCGGGGAGGAGAGGATGCACGCCGCAGAGAGCCTCCGAGAGTCATGGAGGGTCTGAGCCAGGTACTCATAATACTGTTATTAATAAATATACGAATAAGGCCGAGACAGATTCCAGCtgttgtaacacacacatatgaagaCGCACACCAAAGTGCACGGCATTGTGAAACGACATTATCCCGGACTTAGAAAAACCTGTTAGTAAAgctaaaagagaaacatgaaataCTCTGCAAAGCTGCTCGTTATTAGAACACAAACTCTGCTCTACGATTCAGTGAGTCGTTGATCCACTCAGGTACACTAAAGGTTTCAAAGCGAAAGCGGCGAGTCGATCAGATTGAAGTAAAAGGCGTTACAATGTGAGCCTAGTGTACCTGTCGTAGCTGCTGACAGGTACACTGGAAAGTGGAGTACACAAAGTTTTCCTGGCATGGTCAGGGCTGCTTCTCTTGAAACGATTGGTCAGTAAATCTGCCCCCCAAACCCGCTTCTTCTCCTTCTGTGATAATAAACTGAGCTAGCTAAAAAACATCTATACCACACAAAAAACCAGAAgtgctaaaaatgtaaatgttaccAAAAACAACTCGCAATCACTTCAGTCAAACGTGTCTTCTCTGAGCGAGCCAGCTAGTTCCACAAACATCGGCTCAATAACCAATCAAGTCGCACTACAATCTGACATTCGAGACGAGGCGAGCTGGAAAGCTCTGACATATCAAATAATACACCCGTGTCAAACTCGTCCAAGAATATGACAACAATATTGTCCTCATGAACTTGAACTTTATGGGGTGTCACTATAAATCCTGAAGGCCTCAGCAGACAAAGCAGGAGTGACATCTTATTGGATAAACGCTGTGATTAAAACAAGCTTGAAGCAGCACATCAAAGAGGGAAGCTCTCGGCCCACCACTGCTGTTTAACCAATTACTGTCAGCCAATCAGCGTTTAGTGTGACAGCCTATCAAATTGTTTTCCTGTGTGTCTTCAGAAGTTAAGACGTGACGATCAGCGGGCAAGTCCCTGTCCCCATGAGGAGGTCAACCAatccgaggaggaggaggcagcaggGGAATATGGCTCAGCGGGCTCAGGAAGCTCCTCTCCTGCCGCCTCCCAcgcagaggaggatgaagaggatcctgatgatgaagaagaagaagaggaggaggaggaggagggcatggaggaagaggaggaggaggaggaaggagagaaggaagacgaggaggaggaagaggaggagtatgAGCGTCGCGGTGAGGGAAATGACTATGACACCCGCAGCGAGGCTGGCGACTCCCGCTCCGCCTCCTCTGTCAGTTTTTCTGAGGACGGCGAATCGGTCCACTCAGGCTCTGCCTCCGAAGCATCaggtaaccatgacaacaaggAAAAGGATTTCTGTAAAAGTTTGATGTTCAATACATAGAAAGGGGCAAACTAGTTGACTTTGTACCTGTCCCCTCAGGCCTGcacactaataataataataatacatttaatttgtaacgcactttacattgttgcaaaaaaatctcaaagtgctacaggaaaaaaaataaagtagaaaTAAAAACGAATTTcatcaactaagcaactaaaagcacaagcagaaggctttgttaaagcatcagcagactgtggagccctcagctgttcggggagagcgttccacagactgggagcagaggagcagaaggcccggtcacccatggtgtggagtttagtcctggagggatggaggaggttggTATTTCCAGAGCGGAGGCTTCGTGTGGAGGATTGTGGGGTGAGGAGTTCTTTGAGATAGAGGGGGGCATTTTCATGGGTGCACTGGTAGGTGAGAGGGGTGACTTTGTATTGAATCCTGAATGAAATGGGGAGCCAGTGTAGTGTCTGAAGGATGCgtgtgatgtgttcatatttacgCACCTTCTGGAGGCTCTTGCTAGGGATCCCGATGAGGAGTGCGTTGCAGTAGTCCAGCCTGGAGGAGACAAAGGCGTGGACGAGTTTCTCAGCATCTGAGAGGGAGCGTGTAGGACAGAGTTTGGCaatgtttctgaggtggtaGAATGAGTTTTTGCACAGATGTATAATGTGGGCTTCAAAGTTCAGTTGAGGGTCCATTTTGATGCCGAGATTTGTGACGGTTGGAGAGAGGTGGATGACTTGGCCAGAaaaggtgatggtggttatggggGATGACCTGATCCCTAACCACTACACACACACGGGGCTCCGCTAACAGGCTAAATATCTTTAATCTACAACCATCTAGCTTCCTTTTCAGTATAAAgttctctcctctttttataCTTCATGTGGATTTTTGAGTCATTCTTTTTCACACCGACAGCTTCGACTTATTCTGTGGGTAGAAAACTAAAACTTAATCAAATGTGACGAcactaaattaaaaaatttTGCTGACTTATctccttgcttttttttttttaaaggttctgTGAAGAAGCGGGAGAAACTGTCATCGTCAGTCCGAGCTGTTCGCAAGGGAATGGAGAGTAAGGCTGCCATTTTGATTTAATCTTATTATATCAAATTTAAGGACCAATAGAGCTGGAAGAGTTCAATAGTATACTACAATGCACTGTACTGTAGTGCGCTGTCCtacactgtactgtactgtaataCACTGTACTGTACTACAATGCGCTGTACTGCAGTGTACTGCGCTTTCCTACACTGTACTGTACTACCTGTACTatactgtactttactgtactgtactgtactacattgtactatactgtactttactgtactgtactaCACTGTTCTGTACTGTACTACACTGTGCTACACTGTACTGCACTGTACTGTAATGCACTGCACTGTACTACACTGTACTGCACTGTACTGTACTacactgtactttactacactgtacTGCACTGTACTAcactgtactgtactttactgcaCTGTACTACACTGTACTGTACTacactgtactttactacactgtactttactacactgtacTGCACTGTACTACACTGTACTACACTGTACTGCACTGTACTGTACTACACTGTACTACACTGTACTGTACTACACTGTACTGCACTGTACTGTACTacactgtactttactacactgtacTGCACTACACTACACTGTACTacactgtactttactacactgtacTTTACTGCACTGTACTGTACTACACTGCACTACACTATACTGAACTATATTGTGCTGACTACACTGCAATGAACTGGTTTTAACTCATGTGTTCAGCGTTCTCCTGTGGTGTAAGGTTTCACTAACTAGCTGTGTTGTTTCAGCTCCGACCAGTAAGCTGCGCTACATCCTGCGAGACGCTCGTTTCTTCCTCATAAAGAGCAACAACCATGAGAATGTGTCTCTGGCCAAAGCTAAGGTAAACTAAATTTCACACCTGTACTAATTCCCTCTAAGTGTTTTCTTCAATatttacttcctgtctgtgtttacGTCAATATTTactacctgtctgtgttttttcaggGTGTGTGGTCGACGCTGCCGGTGAACGAGAAGAAGTTGAATGCAGCGTTCCGCTCGGCTCGTAGTGTTGTCCTCGTCTTCTCTGTGAGGGAGAGCGGCAAGTTCCAAGGTTACTCAAATCATTCAGCGTCCAATCACAATGTAGACATCCCCTTCCTCCCCTCTGACCTGTCAgtcatcttcatcctccctcctcttcctcccctctgacCTGTCAGTCATCTTCATCCTCCCCTCTGACCTGTCAgtcatcttcatcctccctcctcttcctcccctctgacaTGTcagtcctcttcatcctctgtcctcttcctctgcaggtTTTGCTCGTTTGTCCTCAGAGTCTCATCATGGAGGATCACCAATTCACTGGGTACTTCCTGCTGGCATGAATGCAAAGATGCTGGGAGGAGTCTTCAAGATCGACTGgctctgcaggtaaaaaaaaccacCCAACCCTAACCCCCTAACACCTTAAAACCACACAAACGACCAGAACAAACAATGGTGTTCCCAGAGTGTGACACCTCATGTTGGGGTGTACTGGTATTATACTGGTGTATAGTCGGGGTTTACTGGTGTATAGTCGGGGTGTACTGGTGTCTAGTTGGGTGTACTGGTGTCTAGTCGGGGGTACTGGTGTCTAGTCGGGGGTACTGGTGTCTAGTCGGGGGTACTGGTGTCTAGTCGGGGATACTGGTGTATAGTTGGGGGTACTGGTGTATAGTATGAAACGTCTCAGTGTCTGTTGtctaacatgctacacacacacaggccctcacttatcaaacatACGGAGGGTACGCTCAAATCCCACGGCAGGTCTCGTGTACGCAGGTTTTCAGCTCAGTGTGGACGGTGCAGCGAATCAGTGTGTGTCGGAGAATCATCAGGTCATACTATAACAGTGATAGATAGAGGTTCACTGTATAAGATATGATGTGAGACTACCTGTGACTTAATAAAGAGATCTGTAAGACAGGACCTTCTTATAtgttacatgtttgaaatgaatgcTGTTTAGATGACACATACACATGACACAGCGTTTGGTTCCACtttattcatgtgatgcagGACGTTTCAGGTTTCTCTTTTAAAGCCTCATTAATGGCGAGCACGGAGCCCGTTTGTGCAGACGGCGTTATCCCACACAGATGCAGGCTCGCCTGTACCACCTGTGCCTGATATTAAAGCTGAACCGTGAATATAAAGGACGTTAAATGACGATCGTTTCCAGCCGCCACACTTATCACCACCCGGTCATGAGAGCGCCGTGGTCAGCCAGAAACGCACGTTTAGGTCGTGAGGGCCACACAGTGTAACATCAAAATCCCCCTGGTGGGACTCatcaattcttcttcttctatgtttTGATAGGAGGGATCTACCTTTCACCAAGACGGCTCACCTGTCCAACCCCTGGAACGAGCACAAGCCGGTGAAAATAGGACGTGACGGACAGGTGCGTCCTCCCGTCTGCTCGACTTGGAGCTGAACTTTTCTCTAAATATTCATCTGACTGTTTTCATGCTGTCGTTTAGGAGATCCAGCCGGACATCGGAGCCCAGCTGTGCGCACTGTTCCCCTTGGACGAGAACGTGGACGTCCACCAGGTCGCTCGCCGAGTTCGTCACAAGCGTCGGACGCCTTCGGAGCCGCGGCCTCGAGGCCGACCACCACAGCGCGAACCGGGAAGGTTAGCCAATCACCAAGCTCCTCCTCCCGCTTCCTGTTCTTCTGCTGCAACCACGGCCCCACCTGCTGCAGGACAACGGAGATGCCCGCTGCTTTTAGCCGGTGGCTAGCTGTCCCATGGCGAGCACTGCTGCTTCTCTGGTTGTTGTCCCGtttcctgtttggatttttCAATGGATCACAAAgagtcaaacaggaagttgaaaTCCCGTGTAGGGCGAGTTCGTTAGCTCACTTCAGAGTCACAAATGAATGATGAGGATTAAAATAAGCAGCACAGTTTTGTTCCATAGAAAATGAAGTTTGAGttaaattttgtttttctttgttaaaatcTGAAAGTTTGGCGTGAAGAAAATTATTttctaaattatttaaatttaaaataagttGCTAAATTTCTCCCTTTGAagctttttctctgcaggagttTCGTACTTCAGAagtaataaaatatcaaaaggTCTGCTTTCAGCCGGACTGTGGCTgaccctttcaaaataagagcagagAGGACCACTGAGCGGACTGTTTCTGGTTTTAAGAAGGAAGTGCAGTTTGGTGAGCAGGAGGCGGGGCCTCAGGACTCTGCCCAGTAAGAGGGTTAGGTATGATGGAGGGGTGGGGCCTCAGGACTCTGCCCAGTAAGAGGTTGAGGTGTGATGGCGGGGCCGCTGGACTTTAATCAATGAGAAGGTGAGGTGTGAtgaagggggcggggcctctGGACTTTAATCAATGAGAAGGCGAGGTGTGTCAGAGGGGGCGAGCCTCCTCATTGGTTGAATTGAGGTAAAATCTCTTAAATCCATGAGGGAAAAGACtcgataaaaaaacaacttggacTTAAAATAGCGTGATACCCCTGAAAGGACttgttttcccccctcctcccccgtccagccacacacacacatacacacacacacactgaatccgGACTAAGAGCTGGTCATGGCGACAGACTGCTGGTATTTgtttgggagtgtgtgtgtcgctcTCTAATGAACTGCatacaacgtgtgtgtgtgtgtgtcacactgaactgagtgtgtgtttggtgacAAGGGGGCAGGaaacagatttcaaaataaaagagaaacaacaaaggAGTGTCAGACCAGAGAAAAAtctctggtttctgttttaAGGACTGTTGCTGGAGGGGGCAAGGGCTGGGCTGAGAGGGGCGGGCTTTGAATGTTGATTGACAGGAcagcatcttcatcatcttcatcaccccCCTCCACCCTTTCAAACAGAGGGTTCATAAAAAATAAGGAGGACTGATGAGGAACTGTTTAATGTAATGAGGAGTCAAACGGCtcgtgtgcagcagcagcggtatGTTGTCTCTTTATGAGGcgtcttctttgtttgtttgttgttgtttgtatgaaaagaaaggagtccaaatgctgtttgtgtttcaggacgACTTCATGTAAGAAGATCTACAATTCAAGCGTTCAGGGAAACATTTTACTAAACGATTCAGTTCCAACTCGACGAAGACACGAGCCCAGAAAGTTACGAGAAAAGTTCAGAGAgttgaccaatcagaggacagacTCAAAAGAGGAAATGTTTGAGGGAAGAaacttcagaataaaatgaacaggatcaatattttcaaagtaaagcagTCGATAGTTCCTGTTGAGGTTTGAGATACTACAGACATAGGTCAGACCGGGTGAGACACCTGTAGACCTGGGCTCACTTGTAGACACCTGTAGACCTGGGCTCACTTGTAGACACCTGTAGACCTGGGCTCACTTGTAGACACCTGTAGACCTGGGCTCACCTGTAGACACCTGTAGACCTGGGCTCACTTGTAGACCTGGGCTCACATGTAGACACCTGTAGACCTGGGTTCACTTGTAGACCTGGGCTCACATGTAGACACCTGTAGACCTGGGCTCACCTGTAGACCTGGGCTCACATGTAGACACCTGTAGACCTGGGCTCACTTGTAGACCTGGGCTCACATGTAGACACCTGTAGACCTGGGCTCACTTGTAGACCTGGGCTCACATGTAGACACCTGTAGACCTGGGCTCACTTGTAGACTTGGGCTCACATGTAGACACCTGTAGACCTGTGCTCACTTGTAGACCTGGGCTCACCTTTACACCTGGGCCCACCTGTAGACACCTGTAGACCTGGGCTCACTTGTAGACGTGGGCTCACATGTAGACACCTGTAGACCTGGGCTCACCTTTACACCTGGGCCCACCTGTAGACCTGGACTCACCTGTAGACCTCTCAGGGTTCATCAAACCTGAGACCAGTTTTCTCCAGtttgtattaatgtgtgtgtgtgtgtgtgtgagggagtcatgtgcacgtgtgtgtctTACTTGTTGACTTGTCTACGTAGGCGTCGCCCCGAAGAGTACGACCTCCACGGCAGGAAGCGTCCACGAGCCGACGGCCCGCCCGACTTCAACCAGCGAGCAGGTCGTCAAACCTCTGATTTActgaaagtgtatttttaacGAGCTGTGTGCGTTACTGCgccttttaagtgtttttactTTGTGACATTCCTCCCAGTTCAAATGTTcggttttttttcagtttgttgttttgatatatttcaacattttggtCGTTAATTCTtcataaatgtttaaagtctgttttcagTCCTGGAGGTTGGTGAACTTTATTCTGTTGAAGTTCTTTGCTTCCAGTTTTTGTCGCTGCTGCTCGTTAACGgtttgaaaagtaaaagttAACGAAAGTTGACATTTAATTTTCAGGGTTTGTCCAGGATCTACGTAACCAGCCGGTggacaggtgagaaacacctcaTCACTCACCTGAAACAAGGTTCAAGAAGTAGGCGGAGCTACAACAGCAATCATCAGTGAAATACCTCAAATGAAAAATGTCCACGTTTGAGTTTACCGCTTCAGGGcggataaaaaatgttttataaggTTTTAGcttaaaatgttcaaactgtTAGAAAtccaaaacttttattttgaagagattcaaaaaaaatggtgtctttaaatttgaaaggtccaatcagtgagatgtgtagtgaatgaaatgataaagtgactttactatatgatcagacattaaggaaacatgctatgttgaagtgctggcttctctgacaacaatgcagcagccagtatgtcctccttctaactttagattctggtcctgaatgatctggatttgtttggaccagagaaggtagatgGTTTTAAGGCGCCCCCACACGgcctgttttggacgcccctcggtttgccagatatgagagcagttatcaggtcaaaccaacaggtgttgcagtgatggaagcgggcaagagaagtggttcagatagaagtgattgtacccgacctaaagcTCTccatgatgtttagaatttagactgcagtacccattttaaacactaggtgtcagagttacatactgctcctgtAAAAAGTTTGATTAAATATAAATCTGAATTTTTATCCACTAAAAAATGATGGACAGAATGCTCCAACAACTTCAGTcacaaaataatttgtttgttttcaggagatTCTCCGGTGTGAGACGTGACGTTTTTCTCAACGGGGTGagacatgttagcatgttagcttagcttctcGTTATTCTGTTAATCGTGTGATAATGTGTTAACATGCATTTCCTGTTTCAGTCGTACAACGACTACATGAGAGATTATCACCATAACGTGGGACCCCCCGCCCCCTGGCAGACCCTGGTACACACTTTTGATCTGTCAGATAATCGTtggtcatatttttaacctctGACTTCACTAATCATATGATGTCATCAGGCGGCGTATCCTGGCGTGGAGCAGCCGCCCCCCCACCACCCTCCCTACTACCACCACagccaccccccaccccctcctcaccAGGCttaccatcaccaccaccaccccccaaTGCCGCCCCATGAGGCTCCACCCCCTCGCTTCAGAGACAAACAGCGCCCTCCACAACATCGCGCCTTCACCTCCAGCCCGGTGagtcctttgttgtttttattctgtttctacttttttgtttttttcacataaaTTTACTTGTGTATCTTTTTCCCATCATGCAGCACGACTATGACATGCGTGTGGATGACTTCCTGCGGCGGACGCAGGCGGTGGTCAGCAGCAGGCGTGAGCGTGAGCGGCAGCGTGAACGTGAGCGTGCTGGACCacggagagagcgagagcgagtgagggagagagacagagagagagagagggagaaggagaggggacGGTACCGTAGGTGATCTGtagaggcttttattttgacagtcaGCAGTGTtctggactttttttctttttgaaataatgaataaaattaAACCAAgttcatgatgacatcatttatttttatatgtttgatgacatcatcagttaaatgtgaattaaaatatttgaaaaaatgtaaaaaaaaaaaagaagcttggtCCAAACTTTTAATTTGCTGATCCTGTGTAAAGGGAAGTGACATCACAGCGAGTCACACGTGTTTC
Proteins encoded in this window:
- the ythdc1 gene encoding YTH domain-containing protein 1; its protein translation is MAADRREDKDGELNVLEDLLTEAPDQDDELYNPETERDISDKKGTKRKSDRSDNQDLKRLRSSSSHAPSRSSSNNKRDPGPPLSSSSSSKKPAPSSRGRHAAVATGYRHEYYEERKGRRGAREATRSRGGEDARRREPPRVMEGLSQKLRRDDQRASPCPHEEVNQSEEEEAAGEYGSAGSGSSSPAASHAEEDEEDPDDEEEEEEEEEEGMEEEEEEEEGEKEDEEEEEEEYERRGEGNDYDTRSEAGDSRSASSVSFSEDGESVHSGSASEASGSVKKREKLSSSVRAVRKGMETPTSKLRYILRDARFFLIKSNNHENVSLAKAKGVWSTLPVNEKKLNAAFRSARSVVLVFSVRESGKFQGFARLSSESHHGGSPIHWVLPAGMNAKMLGGVFKIDWLCRRDLPFTKTAHLSNPWNEHKPVKIGRDGQEIQPDIGAQLCALFPLDENVDVHQVARRVRHKRRTPSEPRPRGRPPQREPGRRRPEEYDLHGRKRPRADGPPDFNQRAGFVQDLRNQPVDRRFSGVRRDVFLNGSYNDYMRDYHHNVGPPAPWQTLAAYPGVEQPPPHHPPYYHHSHPPPPPHQAYHHHHHPPMPPHEAPPPRFRDKQRPPQHRAFTSSPHDYDMRVDDFLRRTQAVVSSRRERERQRERERAGPRRERERVRERDREREREKERGRYRR